In a single window of the Luteibacter rhizovicinus DSM 16549 genome:
- a CDS encoding cysteine dioxygenase, whose translation MGKRSSIIKTLRDIALDHSDVAQPDLASMGREIGRVLHGRHADVIEALGPLRERRRGFERWMVAERARPGVSILVMAWPPGYATPVHDHGGLWGLEAMIAGALEVESFDKDDTDHSLRSTGRTWLGPGDATWFEAAEAHAHRCRNLSRHDTALTLHVYGGDLAQYLAYEQPGPSGHWIARPRQSIIAGRLTA comes from the coding sequence ATGGGTAAGCGTTCTTCCATCATCAAGACCTTGCGGGACATCGCGCTCGATCATTCGGACGTGGCACAGCCCGACCTCGCCTCCATGGGGCGTGAGATCGGCCGTGTGCTGCATGGCCGCCACGCGGATGTCATCGAGGCACTGGGGCCGTTGCGCGAGCGTCGTCGCGGCTTCGAACGCTGGATGGTCGCCGAACGGGCTCGCCCGGGCGTGAGCATCCTCGTCATGGCCTGGCCGCCGGGCTATGCCACACCGGTGCATGACCACGGCGGTCTATGGGGCCTCGAAGCCATGATCGCCGGTGCACTGGAAGTCGAATCCTTCGACAAAGACGACACCGACCATTCGCTGCGCAGCACCGGCCGCACCTGGCTCGGCCCCGGCGACGCGACATGGTTCGAAGCCGCGGAAGCGCACGCCCACCGCTGCCGCAATTTGTCGCGCCATGACACCGCGCTCACGCTTCACGTGTACGGTGGCGATCTGGCACAGTACCTCGCGTATGAGCAGCCCGGTCCTTCGGGACACTGGATCGCACGACCGAGGCAATCGATTATTGCGGGACGCCTGACGGCCTGA
- a CDS encoding MurR/RpiR family transcriptional regulator: MAKRSEADALMQRIAEEFEALPRQLQGVARYLEEHRSSIMVQRVGEIAEGCGVHASAVVRFAQRFGYSGFTEMQSVFRDAFTAQASPSRSYQQRIRSVIKNRASAMPAVEIASRFIDASRAGLDELAEQLDETRFQKAVDMLATAENIYVMGVRRSFAIATYIAYALQHTQKRVHLVSGLGGMFREQLRSMGKGDALIAISFPPFGKETLYAMRVAQQHKASVLAITESDLGPLARHSDVLLKVKEGSAFAFRGLTSTMCLCQALFVALAYRLELTVEETLPRGEYDD, encoded by the coding sequence ATGGCCAAACGAAGCGAAGCCGATGCCCTCATGCAGCGCATCGCCGAGGAGTTCGAGGCCCTCCCGCGCCAGTTGCAGGGGGTGGCGCGGTACCTTGAGGAACATCGCAGTTCGATCATGGTCCAGCGCGTCGGTGAGATTGCCGAAGGCTGCGGCGTGCATGCCTCGGCGGTGGTCCGTTTCGCCCAGCGCTTCGGCTATTCCGGCTTCACCGAGATGCAGTCGGTGTTCCGCGACGCATTCACCGCGCAGGCGTCGCCCTCGCGCAGCTACCAGCAGCGCATCCGCAGCGTGATCAAGAACCGCGCGTCGGCGATGCCGGCCGTGGAGATCGCCTCGCGCTTCATCGATGCCAGCCGTGCCGGCCTGGACGAGCTTGCCGAGCAACTCGACGAGACGCGTTTCCAGAAGGCCGTGGACATGCTTGCCACCGCCGAGAACATCTACGTGATGGGCGTGCGGCGCTCGTTCGCCATCGCTACGTATATCGCCTATGCGCTGCAGCACACGCAGAAGCGCGTGCACCTGGTCAGTGGCCTGGGTGGCATGTTCCGCGAGCAGTTGCGCAGCATGGGCAAGGGCGATGCACTCATCGCCATCAGTTTTCCGCCGTTTGGCAAGGAAACGCTTTACGCGATGCGGGTGGCGCAACAGCACAAGGCTAGTGTGCTGGCTATCACCGAGAGCGATCTCGGCCCGCTCGCCCGCCATTCGGACGTTTTGCTCAAGGTGAAGGAGGGGAGCGCCTTCGCGTTCCGAGGCCTCACCAGCACCATGTGCCTGTGCCAGGCGTTGTTCGTCGCGCTGGCCTACCGGCTCGAACTCACAGTTGAAGAAACACTTCCCCGAGGAGAATACGATGATTGA
- a CDS encoding MFS transporter, with product MSLPPLVPTRGRRFAVTARILSSVVFSFVCYLCIGIPLAVLPGFAHLDLGYSTIIAGLAVSAQYLATLLSRPHAGRMADAMGPKRTVVAGLVVLAISGLFLALGAIVPKMPGLSLTLILLSRLGLGFAESWVSTGAITWGIGGIGGEHTARVISWNGIATYGGIAVGAPLGVTLARDHGLISLGILTFALGLVALPFALMKARIAPSHGERLPFKSVLTRVMPYGAGLALGSIGFGSLSTFVALYYASRDWSDAALSLSVFGGCFIGIRLIFGNAIDRFGGYRVAIVSFVVECLGLILLWLGTTPHAALAGAALTGSGFALVFPALGVEAVGRVSTHNRGAALGAYSVFLDVALGLTGPVGGWIAGLYDYPAIFLAAGFAALAAAILSVSLYLRFGRDAPPRDQRANARA from the coding sequence ATGTCTCTCCCTCCCCTCGTTCCTACCCGCGGCCGGCGCTTCGCCGTGACCGCGCGCATCCTCTCCTCGGTCGTCTTCTCCTTCGTCTGCTACCTGTGCATCGGCATTCCGCTTGCCGTGTTGCCGGGCTTTGCACACCTCGACCTGGGCTATTCCACGATCATCGCCGGCCTGGCCGTGAGTGCGCAGTATCTTGCGACCCTGCTCAGTCGGCCGCATGCCGGCCGCATGGCGGATGCGATGGGGCCGAAACGGACCGTCGTCGCCGGCTTGGTCGTGCTGGCGATTTCCGGCCTGTTCCTCGCTCTCGGCGCCATCGTGCCGAAGATGCCGGGGCTGTCGCTCACCCTGATCCTGCTGAGCCGCCTCGGCCTTGGATTTGCCGAAAGCTGGGTCAGCACCGGGGCGATCACCTGGGGTATCGGCGGCATAGGCGGCGAGCACACGGCGCGGGTGATCTCCTGGAACGGCATCGCCACTTACGGCGGCATCGCCGTCGGTGCGCCGCTGGGTGTGACCCTGGCGCGGGATCATGGCCTCATTTCGCTGGGTATCCTCACCTTCGCTCTTGGACTCGTGGCGCTGCCCTTTGCGCTGATGAAGGCACGCATCGCGCCGAGTCATGGCGAGCGTCTGCCGTTCAAGAGCGTGCTGACGCGCGTCATGCCCTATGGCGCGGGCCTGGCGCTGGGCTCGATCGGCTTCGGTTCCCTGTCGACCTTCGTGGCCTTGTATTACGCCAGCCGCGACTGGTCGGATGCGGCGCTTTCCCTCTCGGTGTTCGGCGGCTGCTTCATCGGCATTCGCCTGATTTTCGGCAATGCGATCGACCGCTTCGGCGGCTATCGCGTCGCCATCGTCTCGTTCGTGGTCGAATGCCTCGGGCTGATCCTGCTCTGGCTCGGCACGACCCCCCACGCCGCACTTGCCGGTGCCGCGCTGACCGGATCGGGCTTTGCCCTGGTCTTTCCCGCGCTGGGCGTCGAAGCCGTCGGCCGGGTCAGCACGCACAATCGCGGCGCGGCGCTGGGTGCCTATTCGGTCTTCCTCGATGTCGCCTTGGGCCTGACGGGTCCGGTTGGCGGCTGGATCGCAGGCTTGTACGACTATCCCGCCATCTTCCTGGCAGCGGGTTTCGCGGCGCTGGCGGCGGCGATCCTGTCGGTGTCGCTGTACCTGCGTTTCGGTCGCGATGCACCGCCGCGCGATCAGCGGGCCAATGCACGGGCATAA
- a CDS encoding zinc-binding alcohol dehydrogenase family protein, with translation MKAVAYRTPLAVNDPQSLLDVELPTPEAQGRDLLVKVEAISVNPVDTKIRRNTDPEGAAKVLGWDVAGTVVAVGPEVRRFKPGDAVWYAGALDRPGANSEFHVVDERLVGRKPSTLSMAEAAALPLTTVTAWELMFERMGIPHGTQGRPATLLVIGAAGGVGSIAVQLARRLTGLTVIGSASRPETRAWVEAMGAHHVVDHTKPLVDEVRAVAPDGVDYVLSLTRTEDHYPALVELLKPHGKLGLIDDPAEPIDIRLMKRKSLSLHWELMYTRSLFHTDDMAEQGRILDEAANLVDAGVVRTTMRENVGAINAANLRKAHGMLESGRTIGKVVLEGFA, from the coding sequence ATGAAAGCCGTTGCCTATCGCACCCCGCTTGCCGTGAACGATCCACAGAGCCTGCTCGACGTCGAACTGCCCACGCCCGAGGCGCAAGGGCGCGACCTGCTGGTGAAGGTCGAAGCCATTTCGGTGAATCCGGTGGACACCAAGATTCGCCGCAACACCGATCCGGAAGGTGCCGCCAAGGTGCTCGGCTGGGACGTTGCGGGCACGGTGGTCGCCGTCGGCCCCGAGGTGCGGCGTTTCAAGCCCGGCGATGCGGTGTGGTACGCGGGCGCACTCGACCGCCCGGGTGCCAACAGCGAGTTCCATGTCGTCGACGAGCGCCTCGTCGGGCGCAAGCCGTCCACGCTGAGCATGGCCGAAGCCGCGGCGCTGCCGCTGACGACGGTGACCGCGTGGGAGCTGATGTTCGAACGCATGGGCATTCCCCATGGCACGCAGGGCCGTCCGGCCACCTTGCTGGTGATCGGTGCCGCCGGTGGCGTCGGTTCGATTGCCGTGCAGCTGGCGCGCCGGCTCACGGGCCTCACCGTGATTGGCAGCGCATCGCGTCCGGAAACGCGTGCGTGGGTCGAGGCCATGGGCGCGCATCACGTGGTCGACCACACGAAGCCCCTGGTCGACGAAGTGCGCGCGGTGGCACCGGACGGTGTCGACTACGTGCTCAGCCTGACACGCACCGAAGACCATTACCCTGCGCTGGTCGAGCTGCTGAAACCGCACGGCAAGCTTGGCCTGATCGACGATCCCGCCGAGCCGATCGATATCCGCCTGATGAAGCGGAAGAGCCTGTCGCTGCACTGGGAGCTCATGTACACGCGCTCCTTGTTCCACACCGACGACATGGCCGAGCAGGGCCGCATCCTCGACGAGGCGGCGAACCTGGTGGATGCGGGGGTGGTGAGGACCACGATGCGCGAGAACGTGGGCGCGATCAATGCGGCCAACCTGCGCAAGGCGCATGGCATGCTCGAGAGTGGCCGGACGATCGGCAAGGTGGTTCTCGAAGGCTTTGCCTGA
- a CDS encoding Gfo/Idh/MocA family oxidoreductase → MTSLRIGLAGLGRLGQRYAENLARAVPRAELAAVCSPVESERAWARDTLGISTIYTDYAEMLADPSLDAVFLVTPTSLHASQIEQALDAGKHVFCEKPLSLELEDCRRAAAHAEKAGKRAMVGFVRRFDESYRHAFQHIEAGGIGSPFLVYSQTTDLADPSGAFLKFAPTSGGIFLDCSVHDVDLARWLLGRPKAKKVYSTGTVAMYPPLEAMGDVDNGIAIVEFEGGRMAMFYASRTQAHGHDTHTDVTGTAGRVSVGRNPRADRVEIADAHGVRNTVVPSFYERFAPAFVTQAKHFVDAVLDDTPFELTMDDAVEATRIAVALRESLQSGQPVLLD, encoded by the coding sequence ATGACTTCCCTTCGTATCGGCCTCGCCGGCCTCGGTCGGCTCGGCCAGCGCTATGCCGAGAACCTCGCCCGGGCCGTGCCGCGGGCCGAGCTGGCCGCCGTATGCAGTCCCGTCGAGAGCGAGCGCGCCTGGGCGCGCGACACGCTTGGCATTTCGACCATCTACACCGACTACGCGGAGATGCTCGCCGATCCCTCGCTCGACGCCGTCTTCCTGGTCACGCCGACCTCGTTGCATGCATCGCAGATCGAGCAGGCGCTCGATGCGGGCAAGCACGTATTCTGCGAGAAGCCGTTGTCGCTGGAGCTGGAAGACTGCCGCCGTGCCGCTGCGCATGCGGAAAAGGCCGGCAAGCGGGCGATGGTCGGTTTCGTCCGGCGCTTCGACGAGAGCTACCGGCATGCGTTCCAGCACATCGAGGCCGGCGGCATCGGCAGCCCGTTCCTGGTCTATTCGCAGACGACCGACCTTGCCGACCCCAGCGGTGCCTTCCTGAAGTTCGCGCCGACCAGCGGCGGGATCTTCCTCGATTGCAGCGTGCACGACGTGGACCTGGCGCGCTGGTTGCTCGGCCGCCCGAAGGCGAAGAAGGTCTATTCGACCGGCACGGTGGCGATGTATCCGCCGTTGGAGGCCATGGGCGATGTGGATAACGGGATCGCGATCGTCGAGTTCGAAGGCGGCCGCATGGCGATGTTCTATGCCTCGCGCACGCAGGCTCATGGGCACGACACGCACACCGATGTCACGGGCACGGCGGGGCGTGTGAGCGTCGGCCGTAATCCGCGCGCGGATCGCGTGGAGATCGCCGATGCGCATGGTGTGCGGAATACGGTGGTGCCGTCGTTCTACGAGCGCTTCGCCCCGGCCTTCGTGACCCAGGCGAAGCATTTCGTCGATGCGGTGCTCGATGACACCCCGTTCGAGCTGACGATGGACGACGCGGTCGAGGCGACGCGGATCGCCGTGGCCTTGCGGGAGTCGTTGCAGAGCGGGCAGCCGGTTTTGCTGGACTGA
- a CDS encoding MFS transporter, which yields MNPSPSRLPLLALAVAAFAIGTTEFVIMGLLPEVATDLKVSIPSAGMLVSGYALGVALGAPLLAALTAKMERKHALLLLMGLFILGNALCAIAPNYDVLMVARVVAAFCHGSFFGIGAVVAAHLVPANQRARAIALMFAGLTLANVLGVPFGTFLGQWAGWRSTFWAVTALGVIAALGVVRFVPSLPDLKAPDMRRELRVLREPQALIALGMTVLGFGGVFTVFTYIAPILQEQSHVSPHWTGAVLVLFGLGTTIGNILGGRLADWKLMPSLMGILVVLTASLVAFAWTMHSTVASVVTVFLWGIAAFATIAPLQSRVVHVAGDAPNLASTLNIAAFNLGNAGGAWLGGAVLAAGYSMPTVSLTGAAVTVAGLLATMASVALERRRPMTAVAEGA from the coding sequence ATGAACCCCTCTCCGTCCCGCCTGCCCTTGCTGGCACTGGCTGTAGCCGCGTTTGCGATCGGTACCACCGAGTTCGTGATCATGGGCCTGCTGCCGGAAGTCGCCACCGACCTCAAGGTGAGCATCCCCTCCGCCGGCATGCTGGTTTCGGGCTATGCCCTGGGCGTGGCCCTCGGCGCACCCCTGCTCGCCGCACTCACGGCGAAGATGGAGCGCAAGCATGCACTCCTGCTGCTGATGGGCCTGTTCATCCTCGGCAACGCCTTGTGCGCCATCGCGCCGAACTACGACGTGCTGATGGTGGCACGCGTGGTCGCCGCCTTCTGTCACGGCTCGTTCTTCGGCATCGGTGCCGTGGTCGCCGCCCATCTCGTACCGGCCAACCAGCGCGCTCGTGCCATCGCCCTGATGTTTGCCGGCCTGACGCTGGCGAACGTCCTCGGCGTGCCGTTTGGAACCTTCCTTGGCCAGTGGGCCGGCTGGCGCTCCACGTTCTGGGCCGTTACCGCGCTGGGTGTGATCGCCGCGCTCGGTGTGGTCCGCTTCGTGCCGTCGCTGCCCGACCTCAAGGCACCGGACATGCGTCGCGAATTGCGCGTGCTACGCGAGCCGCAGGCGCTGATCGCCCTGGGCATGACGGTGCTGGGCTTCGGTGGCGTGTTCACCGTGTTCACCTACATCGCGCCGATCCTGCAGGAGCAGTCGCATGTCAGCCCGCACTGGACCGGCGCGGTGCTGGTGCTGTTCGGCCTCGGTACGACCATCGGCAACATACTCGGTGGCCGCCTGGCCGACTGGAAGCTGATGCCTTCGCTGATGGGCATCCTCGTCGTCCTCACCGCCTCGCTGGTCGCCTTCGCCTGGACGATGCATTCGACCGTCGCCTCCGTGGTCACCGTGTTCCTGTGGGGCATTGCCGCGTTCGCCACGATCGCGCCGTTGCAGTCCCGCGTGGTGCATGTGGCTGGCGATGCGCCGAACCTGGCGTCGACGTTGAACATCGCCGCCTTCAACCTCGGTAATGCCGGTGGCGCGTGGCTGGGTGGCGCGGTCCTCGCCGCAGGGTATTCGATGCCGACGGTGAGCCTGACCGGCGCGGCCGTCACCGTGGCGGGCCTCCTTGCTACGATGGCCAGTGTTGCGCTCGAGCGTCGCCGTCCCATGACGGCGGTGGCTGAAGGCGCCTGA
- the iolG gene encoding inositol 2-dehydrogenase: MIEVAVLGAGRIGKIHAGNVARHPEARLRYVVDVHAPSAQELADKHAAKVATVDEALNDPAVGAVVIGSSTDTHADLIHRAAAAGKAIFCEKPVDLDVERARSCQAAVEKAGVVCMIAFQRRFDPTFSALKKRLVDGEIGTPELLIVTSRDPGAPPVSYIKSSGGIFKDMLIHDFDIFRWILDDEAVSVHATGSCLTDPAIEAAGDIDTTAVTIRTKSGRLCQINTSRRAAYGYDQRFEVLGSKGMLQAGNVSPTQVVSHTSKHIAHDLPEHFFLERYREAYAAEIAHFFDALVAGTPVRTTIADGIKALELAEAAARSWREGQAVAVNI, encoded by the coding sequence ATGATTGAAGTTGCCGTTCTCGGTGCCGGTCGCATCGGCAAGATTCACGCGGGCAATGTCGCCCGCCACCCGGAAGCGCGCCTGCGCTATGTGGTGGACGTGCACGCGCCCTCGGCGCAGGAACTTGCGGACAAGCATGCTGCGAAGGTCGCCACGGTCGACGAGGCCCTGAATGATCCGGCCGTCGGCGCCGTCGTCATCGGTTCCAGCACGGATACGCATGCCGACCTGATTCATCGTGCCGCCGCCGCGGGCAAGGCGATTTTCTGCGAGAAGCCGGTCGACCTCGACGTGGAGCGCGCGCGCTCCTGTCAGGCTGCCGTGGAAAAAGCCGGCGTGGTTTGCATGATCGCGTTCCAGCGTCGTTTCGATCCGACCTTCTCGGCGTTGAAGAAGCGCCTGGTCGACGGCGAGATCGGTACGCCGGAACTGCTCATCGTCACCAGTCGCGATCCGGGCGCGCCGCCGGTGAGCTACATCAAGAGCTCGGGCGGCATCTTCAAGGACATGCTGATCCACGACTTCGACATCTTCCGCTGGATCCTCGACGACGAAGCCGTGAGCGTGCACGCCACCGGCAGCTGCCTGACCGATCCGGCGATCGAGGCGGCCGGCGACATCGATACCACGGCCGTCACCATTCGCACGAAAAGCGGCAGGCTCTGCCAGATCAATACCTCGCGCCGCGCGGCCTACGGTTACGACCAGCGCTTCGAGGTGCTCGGCAGCAAGGGCATGCTCCAGGCCGGCAATGTGTCGCCGACCCAGGTGGTGTCGCACACGTCTAAGCACATCGCCCATGATCTCCCGGAGCACTTTTTCCTCGAGCGTTATCGCGAGGCCTATGCTGCGGAAATCGCCCACTTCTTCGATGCGCTGGTGGCGGGTACGCCGGTGCGCACCACGATCGCCGATGGCATCAAGGCGCTGGAGCTGGCCGAAGCCGCGGCACGTTCCTGGCGTGAAGGCCAGGCCGTGGCCGTGAACATCTGA
- a CDS encoding prolyl oligopeptidase family serine peptidase, translated as MLRALAFLTAMTAMSTVSAAPAHFVERSVDLHGKTYRYQVFVPADVEGKHPAVVLFLHGSGERGDDNQAQLSQGLPPWLKQHTDFPAVVVIPQAPDDTEWTDKADADMALAALEKSVKEFHGDRKRLYLTGLSMGGFGSWQIAADHPGLFAAAAIICGGVEALPDDGRNLYVHGVPKGEDAYAWTAKTIGTLPVWIFHGGDDHVVPTEQSRRMNAALLERKAEVKYTEFPGVNHGSWEKAYATPDLWNWMFAHKS; from the coding sequence ATGCTGCGCGCCCTCGCCTTCCTCACCGCCATGACCGCCATGAGCACCGTCTCCGCCGCACCCGCCCACTTCGTCGAACGCAGCGTCGACCTCCACGGCAAGACCTACCGTTATCAGGTCTTCGTGCCTGCCGATGTGGAGGGCAAGCATCCGGCCGTCGTTCTGTTTCTCCACGGTAGCGGCGAGCGCGGCGATGACAACCAGGCCCAGCTGTCGCAGGGTCTGCCGCCCTGGCTGAAACAGCACACGGATTTCCCCGCCGTGGTGGTGATTCCGCAAGCGCCTGACGACACCGAGTGGACCGACAAGGCCGATGCCGACATGGCGCTGGCGGCACTCGAAAAGAGCGTGAAGGAGTTCCACGGCGACCGTAAGCGCCTATACCTCACCGGCTTGTCGATGGGTGGTTTCGGCTCATGGCAGATCGCCGCCGACCACCCCGGTCTGTTCGCGGCAGCAGCCATCATCTGCGGCGGCGTCGAAGCCTTGCCGGACGACGGGCGCAATCTCTACGTGCACGGTGTGCCCAAGGGCGAGGATGCCTACGCGTGGACGGCGAAGACGATCGGCACGCTACCGGTGTGGATTTTCCACGGGGGTGACGACCACGTGGTGCCGACCGAGCAATCCCGCCGGATGAACGCTGCGCTGCTTGAGCGCAAGGCCGAAGTGAAATACACCGAGTTCCCCGGTGTGAATCACGGCTCGTGGGAGAAGGCGTATGCGACGCCCGACCTGTGGAACTGGATGTTTGCCCACAAAAGCTGA
- a CDS encoding FAD/NAD(P)-binding protein has protein sequence MFHKVAIIGGGAAAATLVSELLERRTPRPLHLNWYAGAVSAGRGVAYGTPSERHLLNVRAASMGMFVSKPGGFLEYAQALNPAVKGSDFLPRRLYGDFLQSRVEQAVKNAGSFGHDVNVIPFMAESLVPSSEGVTIGYGDEVAHAEAAVLAIGSLPPRPLPGVEDAAIASGRYVTDPWPYLVSAPVDERPLRVLVIGLGLTAVDVVLELSARWPNATFTALSRHGKLPEPHLASASAPGGDDADLVESMRDDPNVRVWMRALRDAASQAEDWRTLVDGLRPHTQSLWADLPVAERARFLRHARWAWERARHRMPPQVAASIAALERAGRLARGRGRMRGVSLSHEGALDVRRGLAGGGEAVESYDVVIQTVGLNTDTLRTEHRLVRQLVIDGLVKPDPLGLGFAALPDGHLLDGNGRARSNLFAIGSLLRGALWESTAIPEIRKQAQSVANMLMAESAERAHSR, from the coding sequence ATGTTTCATAAAGTCGCCATCATCGGCGGTGGCGCAGCAGCGGCGACGCTGGTGAGCGAATTGCTGGAGCGTCGTACGCCCCGGCCGTTGCACCTGAACTGGTATGCCGGCGCCGTGAGCGCCGGGCGTGGTGTTGCCTACGGCACGCCATCGGAGCGCCACCTGCTCAACGTACGCGCCGCATCCATGGGCATGTTCGTCAGCAAACCCGGTGGGTTCCTCGAATACGCGCAAGCGTTGAATCCGGCCGTGAAAGGTTCGGACTTCCTGCCTCGTCGCCTGTATGGCGATTTCCTGCAGTCCCGCGTCGAGCAGGCCGTCAAGAACGCCGGTTCGTTCGGTCACGACGTGAATGTCATTCCTTTCATGGCCGAGTCGCTGGTGCCTTCGAGTGAAGGTGTCACCATCGGCTACGGCGACGAAGTCGCGCACGCGGAAGCTGCCGTGCTGGCCATCGGTTCCTTGCCTCCGCGACCGCTGCCCGGCGTGGAAGATGCTGCCATCGCCAGTGGCCGCTATGTCACCGATCCGTGGCCCTATCTGGTTTCCGCGCCAGTCGACGAGCGCCCCCTGCGGGTGCTGGTCATCGGCCTGGGCCTCACCGCCGTCGACGTGGTACTCGAACTGTCGGCGCGCTGGCCGAACGCGACCTTCACCGCCCTGTCCCGTCACGGCAAACTGCCGGAGCCGCACCTGGCTTCCGCCTCGGCGCCGGGTGGCGATGACGCCGACCTGGTCGAGTCGATGCGCGACGATCCCAACGTGCGCGTGTGGATGCGCGCCTTGCGCGACGCCGCGTCGCAGGCGGAAGACTGGCGCACGCTGGTCGATGGCCTGCGTCCGCATACGCAGTCGCTCTGGGCCGATCTCCCCGTTGCCGAGCGTGCGCGCTTCCTGCGTCATGCCCGCTGGGCGTGGGAACGCGCGCGTCATCGCATGCCGCCGCAGGTCGCCGCCTCGATTGCCGCCCTCGAACGCGCCGGACGCCTCGCCCGTGGGCGTGGACGCATGCGGGGCGTGTCGCTTTCTCACGAGGGAGCGCTCGACGTCAGGCGCGGGCTCGCGGGCGGCGGCGAAGCCGTCGAATCCTACGATGTCGTGATCCAGACAGTCGGCCTCAATACCGACACGCTGCGCACGGAGCATCGCCTCGTGCGTCAGCTGGTGATCGACGGCCTCGTCAAGCCGGATCCGCTGGGCCTGGGCTTCGCCGCCCTGCCCGACGGCCATCTGCTCGACGGCAATGGACGCGCCCGCTCGAATCTTTTTGCGATCGGCAGCCTGCTTCGCGGTGCACTGTGGGAGTCCACGGCCATCCCGGAAATTCGCAAGCAGGCCCAGAGCGTGGCGAACATGCTCATGGCCGAAAGCGCCGAACGAGCGCACTCGCGCTAG
- the cls gene encoding cardiolipin synthase, translated as MIAIAALTLHVAGIFAAMHAVMHTRTAQGAFAWVLGLVLLPYVTLIPYFFLGSSHFGGYVDLHRQRQARFFMLHEEAEHPARPGILPVTAPVNDERYEAIGRMLKTAMHGGNGLALHIDGDDAFKAMFAAIARAEHYVLVQFFIIHDDVLGRRLRDALLDRAAAGVQVCLLYDGIGSHDLPASYIEALRSGGVNAHPFATRRWRNRLQLNFRNHRKVLVVDGVRGFVGGLNAGDEYLGAKPPLSPWRDTHMEIEGPAVADLQRVFAEDWYWVTGERPPSSPPPERCGRANTMIVATGPADRQESCSLFFTQAIHAATRRVWITTPYFVPDQAVFGALRLAVFRGVDVRILIPSRPDHRTVFMASTLYAHEATLAGIRMFRYQPGFIHQKVMLIDDDTAVVGSMNMDNRSFRLNFEISALNVDTTFADQIEAMLVHDFAQSEEVNQNDYDRLTYLQRVALHVARLFDPVL; from the coding sequence ATGATCGCGATTGCCGCGCTGACCCTGCACGTGGCGGGAATCTTCGCCGCCATGCACGCCGTCATGCATACGCGCACCGCGCAGGGCGCCTTCGCCTGGGTGCTCGGGCTCGTCCTGCTGCCCTATGTGACCCTGATCCCCTACTTCTTCCTCGGCTCCAGCCACTTCGGCGGTTACGTGGACCTGCACCGCCAGCGACAGGCGCGCTTCTTCATGCTCCACGAGGAAGCCGAGCACCCGGCCCGGCCAGGCATCCTGCCCGTCACCGCACCGGTGAACGACGAGCGCTACGAGGCCATCGGCCGCATGCTCAAGACAGCCATGCACGGCGGCAACGGACTGGCGCTGCACATCGACGGCGACGACGCGTTCAAGGCGATGTTCGCCGCGATCGCGCGCGCCGAGCACTACGTCCTGGTCCAGTTCTTCATCATCCACGACGACGTGCTCGGCCGACGCCTGCGTGATGCCCTGCTCGACCGGGCCGCCGCCGGTGTCCAGGTCTGCCTGCTGTATGACGGCATCGGCAGCCACGACCTTCCCGCGAGCTACATCGAGGCGCTGCGTTCCGGCGGCGTGAACGCACATCCCTTCGCCACGCGCCGTTGGCGGAACCGCCTCCAGCTGAACTTCCGCAATCACCGGAAGGTCCTCGTGGTCGACGGCGTGCGCGGTTTCGTCGGCGGCCTCAATGCCGGTGACGAATACCTCGGCGCGAAGCCGCCGCTCTCGCCGTGGCGCGACACCCACATGGAAATCGAAGGGCCCGCTGTCGCCGACCTGCAACGCGTGTTCGCGGAGGACTGGTACTGGGTCACCGGCGAACGACCGCCGTCGTCGCCACCGCCGGAACGCTGCGGTCGCGCCAACACGATGATCGTCGCCACCGGCCCGGCGGACCGTCAGGAAAGCTGCTCGCTGTTCTTCACCCAGGCCATCCATGCAGCGACCAGGCGCGTGTGGATCACCACGCCCTACTTCGTGCCCGACCAGGCCGTGTTCGGCGCACTACGCCTGGCCGTCTTCCGCGGTGTGGACGTACGCATCCTCATTCCCAGCCGCCCCGACCACCGCACCGTGTTCATGGCCTCCACGCTGTATGCGCACGAAGCCACGCTGGCCGGCATCCGCATGTTCCGTTACCAGCCCGGCTTCATCCACCAGAAGGTCATGCTGATCGACGACGATACCGCCGTGGTCGGCAGCATGAACATGGATAACCGCAGTTTCCGCCTGAACTTCGAGATCTCGGCGTTGAACGTGGACACGACTTTCGCCGATCAGATCGAGGCCATGCTGGTCCACGACTTCGCCCAGTCCGAAGAGGTGAACCAGAACGACTACGATCGCCTGACCTACCTGCAACGCGTGGCGCTACACGTCGCCCGCCTCTTCGACCCGGTTTTGTAG